From one Sulfurimonas sp. HSL-3221 genomic stretch:
- the lspA gene encoding signal peptidase II has product MPSMTRGVLALFLALAGIFIIDQNIKALFLGGYRFYSDCIDLTLVYNKGVAFSMFAFLESWLKWLQLLLIAGVLVYVMRLKKTCYMLPVGILVGAGLSNVYDRFVHPGVVDYVYWHCGFDFAVFNFADVMIDVAVLWLLLLNLKSHWCKTGS; this is encoded by the coding sequence GGGATCTTCATCATCGACCAGAACATCAAGGCGCTTTTCCTGGGCGGCTACCGTTTCTACAGCGACTGTATCGATCTGACCCTCGTCTATAACAAAGGGGTCGCTTTCTCGATGTTCGCTTTCCTGGAATCATGGCTCAAGTGGCTGCAACTGCTGCTGATCGCGGGGGTACTTGTGTACGTTATGCGGCTGAAAAAAACCTGCTACATGCTCCCGGTCGGTATCTTGGTGGGTGCGGGCCTCTCCAACGTCTATGACCGTTTTGTGCACCCGGGAGTGGTGGATTACGTCTACTGGCACTGCGGCTTCGATTTTGCCGTCTTCAATTTTGCCGACGTGATGATCGACGTGGCGGTGCTCTGGCTGCTGCTGCTCAACCTCAAATCCCATTGGTGCAAAACCGGAAGCTGA
- a CDS encoding HvfX family Cu-binding RiPP maturation protein: MQCQLSNLCKIVEPAVEKLQSVALLFVRLILAYGFYEPAKMKWNDIGSVAEWFASMGLPMPTLQAYLAATTEASGVVLLTLGLFTRLISIPLMVVMLVAITLVHLPNGFQSGNNGFEIPLYYLIMLFVLLTHGAGNLSFDRLLFKSKEA, encoded by the coding sequence ATGCAATGCCAGCTTTCCAACCTATGTAAAATCGTCGAACCGGCCGTGGAAAAGCTCCAGAGTGTCGCACTGCTTTTCGTACGGCTGATCCTCGCCTACGGTTTTTATGAACCGGCGAAGATGAAGTGGAACGATATCGGCTCCGTGGCCGAATGGTTCGCTTCTATGGGCCTCCCAATGCCCACGCTGCAAGCATACCTGGCGGCAACGACGGAAGCGTCGGGTGTCGTGCTCTTGACACTGGGGCTATTTACGCGGCTGATCTCCATTCCGTTGATGGTCGTCATGCTCGTTGCCATTACCCTTGTGCACCTGCCCAACGGCTTCCAGTCGGGCAACAACGGGTTCGAAATCCCGCTGTATTATTTGATTATGCTTTTCGTCCTGCTGACGCACGGCGCCGGTAACCTCTCCTTCGACCGGCTGCTGTTCAAAAGCAAAGAGGCCTGA
- a CDS encoding undecaprenyl-diphosphate phosphatase produces the protein MTSGPIFMTLFDALILGIVEGITEYLPVSSTAHLYLAGQMLGLKQDTFLTAFEIIIQIAPIFSVMLIYRERLMQSTALWIKLIAAFIPTGIVGLLFHKQIEAMFAANSTVALMILTGIAFLAVEFAYKPKAHAVKDLEGVSMKQALTVGVFQVFALVPGVSRSGMTILGGMLGGLSRDTAMAFSFLLAIPTMGAASGYTLLKEYSSLSFEHFGALAIGFVVSFVVGWVAVKTFLAVVSRYSFKPFGVYLIASGLLYGLFGVELVH, from the coding sequence TTGACATCCGGACCCATTTTTATGACGCTTTTTGACGCTCTCATCCTCGGCATCGTCGAGGGAATTACCGAATATCTCCCCGTCTCTTCCACCGCCCACCTCTACCTCGCCGGACAGATGCTCGGTCTCAAGCAGGACACCTTCCTGACCGCCTTCGAAATCATTATCCAGATCGCCCCGATCTTCTCGGTCATGCTGATCTACCGCGAACGGCTCATGCAGAGCACAGCGCTCTGGATCAAGCTCATCGCCGCGTTCATCCCGACGGGCATCGTCGGTCTGCTCTTTCACAAACAGATCGAGGCGATGTTCGCCGCCAACTCCACCGTCGCCCTGATGATCCTCACCGGGATCGCTTTCCTCGCCGTCGAGTTCGCGTACAAACCCAAGGCGCACGCCGTCAAAGACCTCGAGGGGGTCAGTATGAAACAGGCCCTCACCGTCGGTGTCTTCCAGGTCTTCGCCCTGGTGCCGGGGGTCTCGCGCTCGGGGATGACGATCCTCGGCGGGATGCTCGGCGGGCTGTCGCGGGACACGGCCATGGCATTCTCGTTCCTGCTGGCCATCCCGACGATGGGCGCCGCCTCGGGCTATACGCTGCTCAAGGAGTACTCGTCCCTCTCCTTCGAGCATTTCGGCGCACTGGCCATCGGCTTCGTCGTCTCCTTTGTCGTCGGCTGGGTTGCCGTCAAAACCTTCCTCGCCGTCGTCTCGCGCTACAGTTTCAAACCCTTCGGCGTCTACCTCATTGCCAGCGGTCTGCTGTACGGGCTCTTCGGCGTCGAACTCGTCCACTGA
- a CDS encoding pyridoxal-phosphate-dependent aminotransferase family protein, which produces MLLFTPGPTPVPESVRKAMAEETIHHRTPEFEAIFERARKALFGLMKTDEVVMLASTGTGAMEAAITNLCRDTLLNINAGKFGERFGKIAQAHGLQNVELAYEWDTPSTPEDVLAALQENPRIDAIAVQISESAGGLRHPVEAIAAAVKAVRPDIMIIADGITAVGVEAIDVTHIDALLAGSQKALMLPPGLAVIGLSNAAVEKIGAGKGYYFNLATEIKKQRTNTTAWTAATTLVIGLEAVLAEIEAKGLETLYDETARRGAATRAAFEALGLHIYPKVPAASMTTIDDANANEIRALLKKEFDVNMAGGQDHLKGKIFRVNHMGLIKPFEAAWVVNAVEVALDKLGRRSYDGTAGRVFNEIYFGLTA; this is translated from the coding sequence ATGCTGCTCTTTACCCCCGGTCCTACCCCTGTTCCGGAATCCGTCCGCAAAGCGATGGCGGAGGAGACGATCCATCACCGCACGCCGGAGTTTGAAGCGATCTTCGAACGGGCGCGCAAAGCGCTCTTCGGCCTGATGAAAACCGATGAGGTCGTGATGCTGGCCTCGACGGGTACCGGCGCGATGGAAGCGGCCATCACCAACCTCTGCCGCGATACCCTGCTGAACATCAATGCGGGAAAATTCGGCGAGCGTTTCGGCAAAATCGCCCAGGCGCACGGGCTGCAGAACGTTGAACTGGCCTATGAATGGGATACGCCCTCAACGCCCGAGGATGTCCTCGCCGCACTGCAGGAGAACCCGCGCATCGATGCCATCGCCGTTCAGATCAGCGAAAGCGCCGGCGGCCTGCGCCACCCGGTCGAAGCGATTGCCGCGGCCGTCAAGGCGGTACGCCCCGACATTATGATCATCGCGGACGGCATTACGGCCGTCGGCGTCGAAGCGATTGACGTCACCCACATCGATGCCCTGCTGGCGGGAAGCCAGAAGGCGCTGATGCTGCCGCCGGGCCTCGCCGTGATCGGTCTGAGCAATGCGGCGGTCGAGAAGATCGGTGCAGGGAAGGGGTACTACTTCAACCTCGCCACCGAGATCAAGAAACAGCGTACCAATACGACGGCCTGGACGGCGGCGACGACGCTCGTAATCGGCCTGGAGGCCGTCCTGGCGGAGATCGAGGCCAAGGGCCTCGAGACGCTTTACGACGAAACGGCCCGCCGCGGTGCCGCGACGCGGGCTGCCTTCGAGGCGCTGGGACTGCATATTTACCCGAAAGTGCCTGCGGCGTCCATGACAACGATTGATGATGCGAACGCCAATGAGATCCGTGCCCTGCTGAAAAAAGAGTTCGACGTCAATATGGCCGGCGGCCAGGACCACCTCAAAGGGAAGATCTTCCGTGTCAACCACATGGGGCTGATCAAGCCGTTCGAGGCCGCCTGGGTCGTCAACGCCGTCGAGGTCGCCCTCGACAAGCTCGGCCGCCGCAGCTACGACGGCACGGCGGGCCGCGTCTTCAACGAAATCTATTTCGGGCTGACGGCATGA
- a CDS encoding ATP phosphoribosyltransferase regulatory subunit produces MIFAHEIPEGSKLYFGASARRKREIEQIASDVLYADGFEEIVVPLFSHHQHESISDAKELIRLGDRDNNRMSLRADTTIDVVRIISKRLGRNTDHRKWFYIQPVYRYPSHEQYQVGAEVIGEADLSIALTRCLEIFERLETQPLLQISNINIPKILSRLLDIPMDDFRHIRIENLLARGIDWLTKLVYLENPSEIDAVLPLVPEELRVELLKMKELSLSVPYSNTVVAPLYYAKMLYYDELYFRVIADNDVYARGGRYKNEDVTSVGFAIATDVLLEAGV; encoded by the coding sequence ATGATCTTTGCCCACGAGATCCCCGAAGGGAGCAAGCTCTATTTCGGTGCCAGCGCCCGCCGCAAGCGGGAGATCGAGCAGATCGCCAGCGATGTGCTCTATGCCGACGGCTTCGAAGAGATCGTCGTGCCGCTTTTTTCGCACCACCAGCATGAGAGCATCTCCGATGCCAAAGAGCTGATCCGTCTCGGGGACCGTGACAACAACCGCATGAGCCTGCGCGCGGATACGACCATCGACGTCGTGCGCATCATCTCCAAGCGCCTCGGGCGCAATACGGACCACCGCAAATGGTTTTACATCCAGCCGGTCTACCGCTACCCGTCACACGAGCAGTACCAGGTCGGTGCCGAGGTGATCGGCGAGGCGGACCTCTCCATCGCGCTCACCCGCTGCCTGGAGATCTTCGAGCGTCTGGAGACGCAGCCGCTGCTGCAGATCTCCAACATCAACATCCCGAAGATCCTCAGCCGCCTGCTCGATATCCCGATGGACGATTTCCGCCACATCCGTATCGAGAACCTGCTGGCGCGGGGGATCGACTGGCTGACCAAGCTCGTCTACCTTGAGAACCCTTCGGAGATCGACGCGGTCCTGCCGCTCGTGCCGGAGGAGCTCCGCGTCGAGCTGCTGAAGATGAAAGAGCTTAGCCTGAGCGTGCCGTATAGCAACACGGTCGTCGCACCGCTTTATTATGCGAAGATGCTCTATTACGACGAGCTCTATTTCCGCGTGATCGCGGACAACGACGTTTACGCCAGAGGCGGACGCTATAAAAACGAAGATGTGACCAGTGTCGGCTTCGCCATCGCAACCGATGTGCTGCTTGAAGCCGGCGTGTAA
- a CDS encoding adenylosuccinate synthase, translated as MKKADLIVGIQWGDEGKGKIVDLLAQKYDAVARYQGGHNAGHTIWVDGTKYALHLIPSGVLNPEAINIIGNGVVVSPAALIKEMKQFDKLEGRLFVSESAHMILGFHEEIDQAKERLRGKKAIGTTGRGIGPAYSEKIARAGFRLGELRDIDALAARILEYFEQNGAIYSALGISAPDEAALKAELQGFADVLLPYLANTTQMVWELLSGDQNVLLEGAQGTMLDIDHGTYPYVTSSSTIAAGACIGLGISPKDIGKVTGIVKAYCTRVGNGPFPTEDFGNDGDKLREQGHEFGTTTGRPRRCGWFDAVATKFASRINGCDELAIMKLDVLDGFDEVKVCVGYEVGGEVVDYMPLDLETATPVYKSFPGWERTEGVREWDALPETARAYLSEIEKLTETKIGMVSTSPDRNDTIIR; from the coding sequence ATGAAAAAAGCAGATTTGATCGTCGGCATCCAGTGGGGCGATGAGGGCAAAGGGAAGATCGTTGATCTTCTTGCGCAGAAATATGACGCCGTCGCGCGTTACCAGGGCGGACACAATGCCGGCCACACCATCTGGGTTGACGGGACCAAATATGCCCTCCACCTGATCCCCTCCGGCGTCCTGAACCCCGAAGCGATCAACATTATCGGTAACGGCGTCGTCGTTTCGCCGGCGGCACTGATCAAAGAGATGAAACAGTTCGACAAGCTCGAGGGGCGTCTCTTTGTAAGCGAATCGGCGCATATGATCCTCGGCTTCCACGAGGAGATCGACCAGGCCAAAGAGCGCCTGCGCGGCAAGAAGGCGATCGGGACGACCGGCCGCGGCATCGGGCCCGCTTACAGCGAGAAAATTGCCCGCGCCGGCTTCCGCCTCGGAGAGCTGCGCGATATCGACGCGCTGGCGGCACGCATCCTCGAGTACTTCGAGCAAAACGGTGCCATCTACAGCGCCCTGGGAATCTCCGCACCGGATGAAGCGGCGCTGAAAGCGGAACTGCAGGGGTTCGCCGATGTGCTGTTGCCGTACCTGGCCAATACGACGCAGATGGTCTGGGAACTGCTCTCAGGTGATCAGAACGTTCTGCTTGAGGGGGCGCAGGGAACGATGCTCGACATCGACCACGGTACTTACCCCTATGTCACAAGCTCTTCGACGATCGCGGCGGGCGCGTGTATCGGCCTGGGAATCAGCCCGAAAGACATCGGAAAGGTGACGGGGATTGTCAAAGCCTACTGTACGCGTGTCGGCAACGGCCCTTTCCCGACGGAAGATTTCGGAAACGACGGCGACAAGCTGCGCGAGCAGGGGCACGAGTTCGGCACGACAACAGGGCGTCCGCGCCGCTGCGGATGGTTCGATGCTGTGGCGACGAAGTTCGCGAGCCGCATCAACGGCTGCGACGAGTTGGCCATCATGAAACTCGACGTCCTCGACGGCTTCGACGAAGTCAAAGTCTGCGTCGGCTATGAGGTCGGCGGGGAAGTTGTTGACTACATGCCGCTCGATCTTGAAACGGCCACGCCGGTCTACAAAAGCTTCCCGGGCTGGGAGCGGACCGAAGGCGTGCGTGAATGGGATGCGCTGCCGGAAACGGCCAGGGCCTATCTCAGCGAGATCGAAAAGCTGACCGAAACGAAGATCGGCATGGTTTCCACCTCCCCCGACCGCAACGATACGATCATCCGTTAG
- a CDS encoding putative bifunctional diguanylate cyclase/phosphodiesterase, with protein sequence MKLTIWNSLASKLLFSLAFFSLLLVFGLAYVNTKIVISGYKKQLQELVEQKIDFMLPQLSDALHNDKQLLVEEQLIRLSSAQVINGVRLLRNHGRPLVVGNFGSSHRLFTLALPVTNINGEIIASMDVAVSDRNFRSMMEQYFQFLAAIIAGYVLLVLLLLRLLYRSFLPLRELTRKLEAFDPSHPVPIELRDTSANEIGMIAEAANKMSDNIIHHADFMNELHKEIEEGRQHLKEAQQIARMGSWRIDTQTHDCSFSDQMYVLLGLPMDGMPLTWEALLNVIEPSQRQAFIRALENTAQTHTPFRLMHKLVNAHGEAMHVLTEGKLSLRRDGKAFISGITMDVSEQAESQQMIEKLAFYDPLTNLPNRVLMQDRLQKAIKDANRRGEKLGVLFLDLDGFKNVNDTLGHTLGDRLLKEVAERLKRTLRDSDTISRIGGDEFIVLLPLINSEKDITIVAKKMIDALQERWEFGDKAIFTTTSIGVAIYPDHSDDADTLIKFADTAMYKAKEDGRNRYRFYDTTMGETIRKKLQVEHEMREAIETMEQFELYYQPKISLRTGAITGAEALIRWNHPKIGTVYPDDFIPVAEHTGMIIKIGEWVMHEAARRIEQWRASGIVPLKLAVNLSGRQFGSPLLLHQIRTVLQRYDIKPEYLEFEVTESVSMISLTESLKVLHQLRDLGVGVNIDDFGTGYSSLAYLKQFPVDTLKIDKAFIMNMLDDQDDRTIVESIVSLSKAMGLKIVAEGVESIEHVRLLKKLGVDYGQGYFFSKPVPFGQLDRMYRNNLVKMKTLRESERREAV encoded by the coding sequence ATGAAGTTGACTATCTGGAACTCCTTGGCATCGAAACTGTTGTTCTCCCTGGCGTTTTTCAGCCTGCTGCTTGTCTTCGGGCTGGCGTACGTCAATACGAAAATCGTCATCAGCGGCTACAAAAAACAGCTTCAGGAACTGGTGGAACAGAAGATCGACTTTATGCTTCCGCAGCTCTCCGATGCCCTGCACAACGACAAACAGCTTCTTGTCGAAGAGCAGCTCATCCGCCTCAGCTCGGCGCAGGTGATCAACGGCGTGCGTCTGCTGAGAAACCACGGGCGTCCCCTGGTCGTCGGCAACTTCGGCTCTTCGCACCGGCTCTTTACCCTGGCGCTTCCCGTGACCAATATCAACGGCGAGATCATCGCCTCGATGGATGTTGCCGTCTCCGACCGGAATTTCCGGTCGATGATGGAACAGTATTTCCAGTTCCTCGCCGCGATCATCGCCGGGTACGTCCTGCTCGTCCTGCTGCTGCTGAGGCTGCTGTACCGCTCTTTCCTCCCGCTGCGCGAGCTGACCCGGAAACTGGAAGCCTTCGACCCGAGCCACCCCGTGCCCATTGAGCTGCGGGACACCAGCGCGAACGAGATCGGTATGATCGCCGAAGCGGCGAACAAAATGAGCGACAACATCATCCACCACGCCGACTTTATGAACGAGCTGCACAAAGAGATCGAAGAGGGGCGCCAACACCTCAAAGAGGCGCAGCAGATCGCGCGGATGGGAAGCTGGCGGATCGATACGCAGACGCACGACTGCAGTTTCAGTGATCAGATGTACGTGCTGCTGGGCCTGCCGATGGACGGCATGCCGCTGACCTGGGAAGCACTGCTCAACGTCATCGAGCCGTCGCAGCGCCAGGCGTTTATCCGCGCCCTCGAGAACACGGCCCAGACCCATACCCCGTTCCGCCTGATGCACAAGCTTGTCAATGCCCACGGGGAGGCGATGCACGTCTTGACCGAGGGGAAACTGAGCCTCCGGCGTGACGGGAAGGCATTTATTTCGGGGATTACGATGGACGTCAGCGAGCAGGCGGAGAGCCAACAGATGATCGAAAAGCTCGCCTTCTACGACCCGCTTACCAATCTGCCAAACCGGGTGCTCATGCAGGACCGTCTGCAAAAAGCGATCAAGGACGCCAACCGCCGGGGCGAGAAGCTGGGGGTGCTCTTCCTCGACCTCGACGGCTTCAAAAACGTCAACGACACCCTGGGGCATACCCTGGGGGACCGCCTGCTCAAAGAGGTGGCGGAGCGCCTCAAGCGCACCCTGCGGGACTCCGACACGATCTCGCGGATCGGCGGGGACGAGTTCATCGTTCTGCTGCCGCTGATCAATTCGGAAAAAGACATCACGATCGTCGCCAAGAAGATGATCGACGCTCTGCAGGAGCGCTGGGAGTTCGGGGACAAGGCGATCTTCACGACGACGAGTATCGGGGTGGCAATTTACCCGGACCATTCCGACGACGCCGATACCCTGATCAAGTTCGCGGATACGGCCATGTACAAGGCGAAAGAGGACGGGCGCAACCGCTACCGTTTCTACGATACGACGATGGGAGAGACGATCCGCAAAAAGCTCCAGGTCGAGCACGAGATGCGCGAAGCGATCGAAACGATGGAGCAGTTCGAACTCTACTACCAGCCGAAGATCTCTCTGCGCACGGGGGCCATCACCGGCGCCGAGGCGCTGATCCGCTGGAACCACCCGAAGATCGGGACGGTCTACCCGGACGACTTCATCCCTGTCGCCGAGCACACGGGGATGATCATCAAGATCGGCGAGTGGGTTATGCACGAGGCGGCCCGCCGCATCGAGCAGTGGCGCGCCTCTGGGATCGTACCGCTGAAGCTGGCCGTCAACCTCTCCGGGCGCCAGTTCGGCAGCCCGTTGCTGCTACACCAGATCCGGACCGTGCTGCAGCGCTATGACATCAAGCCGGAGTATCTGGAGTTCGAGGTCACCGAAAGCGTCTCCATGATCAGTCTGACCGAAAGTCTGAAAGTTCTGCACCAGCTGCGTGACCTGGGCGTCGGCGTCAACATTGACGACTTCGGGACGGGCTACTCCTCCCTGGCCTACCTCAAACAGTTCCCGGTCGATACCCTCAAGATCGACAAAGCGTTCATCATGAACATGCTCGATGACCAGGATGACCGCACCATCGTCGAATCGATCGTGTCACTGAGCAAGGCGATGGGACTGAAAATCGTCGCAGAGGGTGTTGAAAGCATCGAACACGTCCGTCTTCTCAAAAAGCTCGGCGTCGACTACGGACAGGGGTATTTCTTCAGCAAGCCGGTGCCGTTCGGCCAGCTAGACCGTATGTACCGGAACAACCTCGTGAAAATGAAGACGCTCCGCGAATCGGAACGCCGGGAAGCGGTCTAG
- a CDS encoding NAD(P)/FAD-dependent oxidoreductase, which translates to MKKVLVLGGGFAGVDAATHLRKRGYDVTLVSDRDYFYIYPTSIWVPTGEASFDDVKVSLEELRDAHGFTLLVDGVETIEAKANRVTLASGKVIDDYDYLVVALGAHKMKHPGIEHTLSICGDPRESLRIKERIDALVAKGSGKVAFGFGGNPKDTSAVRGGPGFELFFNLHELLKKKGIRDRFELTFFAPMPKPGARMGDQALSMMDTMFERADLNKHFGKKIKRFEEDGVVFEDDSKLDSDFTMFIPAGDGHGVIKASDLPTNEAGFVAINDYSEVVIDGEVSNVYAAGDVAALEGPEWRAKQGHVAEVMSKNIAFNIAARDAGKAERKGYQEHLNILCVMDTGSGAGFVFRDDKKAFMMPMPILGHWMKKGWGWYCRNSKLGKVPRLPGL; encoded by the coding sequence ATGAAAAAGGTGTTGGTGCTTGGCGGAGGGTTTGCAGGAGTCGATGCGGCGACGCATCTGCGCAAAAGAGGTTATGACGTGACGCTCGTCAGCGACCGGGACTATTTTTATATCTATCCTACTTCCATCTGGGTCCCGACGGGCGAAGCCTCCTTTGACGACGTCAAGGTCTCGCTGGAGGAGCTGCGGGATGCCCACGGCTTCACCCTCCTGGTCGACGGAGTCGAAACGATCGAGGCGAAGGCGAACCGGGTCACCCTTGCCTCCGGGAAGGTGATCGACGACTACGATTACCTCGTCGTCGCCCTCGGAGCGCACAAGATGAAGCACCCCGGCATCGAGCATACCCTCTCCATCTGCGGCGATCCGCGCGAATCGTTGCGGATCAAGGAGCGGATCGACGCCCTGGTCGCCAAGGGGAGCGGCAAGGTCGCCTTCGGCTTCGGCGGCAACCCAAAAGACACCTCCGCCGTACGGGGCGGTCCCGGTTTCGAACTCTTTTTCAACCTCCATGAACTCCTGAAGAAAAAGGGGATCCGCGACCGTTTCGAACTGACCTTTTTCGCCCCGATGCCCAAGCCGGGCGCACGCATGGGCGACCAGGCGCTTAGCATGATGGACACGATGTTCGAACGGGCCGATCTGAACAAACACTTCGGCAAAAAGATCAAACGTTTCGAAGAGGACGGCGTCGTCTTCGAGGATGACAGCAAGCTTGACTCGGACTTCACGATGTTCATTCCCGCCGGGGACGGTCACGGTGTCATCAAGGCGTCAGACCTCCCGACGAACGAGGCCGGTTTCGTCGCCATCAACGATTACAGCGAGGTCGTGATCGACGGCGAGGTCAGCAACGTCTACGCCGCCGGGGACGTCGCGGCGCTGGAAGGACCGGAATGGCGGGCAAAACAGGGGCATGTGGCTGAAGTCATGTCCAAAAACATCGCCTTCAACATCGCCGCGCGCGACGCCGGGAAGGCGGAACGCAAAGGGTACCAGGAGCACCTCAACATCCTCTGCGTTATGGATACCGGCAGTGGTGCTGGCTTTGTCTTCCGCGACGACAAGAAAGCTTTCATGATGCCGATGCCCATCCTGGGACACTGGATGAAAAAAGGGTGGGGATGGTACTGCCGCAACAGCAAACTGGGTAAGGTTCCGCGCCTGCCGGGGCTCTAG